Proteins from a genomic interval of Micromonospora sp. NBC_00389:
- a CDS encoding YceI family protein, which yields MTDIATRTWDGMTIPVAGTYQLDQAHKRIGFLSRHMMVSPVRGEFAKATAQLYVAEDPLLSSVTATIETASITTGSTDRDTHLMSADFLDVERFPTLEYRSTGINWKGNEDPIFQWARLRNHRLGGRGRSHNVPPQSEPAPDRFVLTGELTVKGITRAVDLQVNFGGARRDPYGQNIFGFSATAEINREDYGLLWNVLLESGGVLVGKTVQIEIAGEAIHQP from the coding sequence ATGACCGATATCGCGACACGCACCTGGGACGGCATGACCATCCCGGTGGCCGGCACCTATCAGCTCGATCAGGCGCACAAGCGGATCGGTTTCCTGTCCCGGCACATGATGGTGAGCCCGGTGCGCGGCGAGTTCGCCAAGGCGACGGCGCAGCTCTACGTGGCGGAGGATCCCCTGCTCTCCTCGGTGACCGCGACCATCGAGACGGCGAGCATCACCACCGGGAGCACTGACCGGGACACGCACCTGATGAGTGCCGATTTCCTTGACGTGGAACGCTTTCCCACCCTCGAATATCGAAGCACGGGCATCAACTGGAAGGGCAACGAAGACCCGATCTTCCAGTGGGCCCGGCTACGAAACCACCGACTCGGCGGAAGAGGCAGAAGTCACAATGTCCCGCCACAGTCCGAACCCGCTCCGGACCGATTCGTCCTCACCGGCGAGTTGACGGTGAAGGGGATCACCCGCGCGGTCGACCTTCAGGTGAATTTCGGTGGCGCCCGTCGCGATCCGTACGGACAGAACATTTTCGGATTCAGCGCGACAGCGGAAATCAACCGCGAGGACTACGGTCTGCTCTGGAACGTCCTGCTCGAAAGTGGCGGAGTTCTGGTGGGGAAGACCGTGCAGATCGAGATCGCCGGCGAGGCCATCCATCAGCCGTGA
- a CDS encoding acyl-CoA thioesterase yields MSDNPVAVGQAAVDQLLEVLDLDPIGEMTFRGMSPPVGPQRVYGGQVAGQALVAAGRTVDPERFVHSLHGYFVRPGDPVEPIEYQVENIRDGRSFSVRRAVALQHDKPIFFMSASFQRAEEGLDHQATSPLDVPAPQDVPTMSDRLARYPERLGIWGQIPRPIDVRYVGEPGWVRPGDRPADPHQRVWMRIDGKLPDDPLLHACALTYASDLTLLDSVLSMHGEVWGPGGVVGASLDHALWFHRPFRADEWFLYDCWSPSASGARGLATGRMFTTDGAQIASAVQEGLLRRVGA; encoded by the coding sequence GTGAGCGACAACCCGGTCGCGGTCGGCCAGGCGGCGGTGGACCAGCTGCTGGAAGTGCTGGACCTCGACCCGATCGGGGAGATGACCTTCCGGGGGATGAGCCCCCCGGTCGGCCCGCAGCGGGTGTACGGCGGCCAGGTCGCGGGCCAGGCCCTGGTCGCCGCCGGCCGTACGGTCGACCCGGAGCGGTTCGTGCACTCGTTGCACGGCTACTTCGTCCGCCCCGGCGACCCGGTCGAGCCGATCGAGTACCAGGTGGAGAACATCCGCGACGGTCGGTCGTTCTCGGTCCGCCGCGCGGTCGCGCTCCAGCACGACAAGCCGATCTTCTTCATGTCGGCGTCCTTCCAGCGGGCCGAGGAGGGTCTGGACCACCAGGCCACGTCTCCGCTGGACGTGCCCGCGCCGCAGGACGTGCCGACGATGTCCGACCGCCTCGCCCGCTACCCGGAGCGGCTGGGCATCTGGGGTCAGATCCCGCGTCCGATCGACGTGCGCTACGTCGGTGAGCCCGGCTGGGTCCGCCCGGGCGACCGGCCCGCCGACCCGCACCAGAGGGTGTGGATGCGCATCGACGGCAAGCTGCCGGACGACCCGCTGCTGCACGCCTGCGCGCTCACCTACGCCTCCGACCTCACCCTGCTGGACTCGGTGCTCTCCATGCACGGCGAGGTGTGGGGGCCGGGCGGTGTCGTCGGCGCGAGCCTCGACCACGCGCTCTGGTTCCACCGGCCGTTCCGCGCCGACGAGTGGTTCCTCTACGACTGCTGGAGCCCGTCGGCGTCCGGAGCGCGCGGGCTGGCCACCGGCCGGATGTTCACCACCGACGGCGCGCAGATCGCCAGCGCCGTCCAGGAGGGTCTGCTGCGCCGCGTCGGCGCGTGA